The following coding sequences lie in one Glycine soja cultivar W05 chromosome 16, ASM419377v2, whole genome shotgun sequence genomic window:
- the LOC114389354 gene encoding uncharacterized protein LOC114389354 isoform X1 yields the protein MATLLNFLQLYCACVALMVVGVLFVSAESTLLVYFKRVPPPRCRSSNAVFQYLVERLDGSNACKRNTCSFSCELDGKVYPCQADGIVLTNLTLNHEHRFLLNVSTNKGERNSSVYSWFIDTIPPTAAITSEQTHTNGQRIAIDVTFSEPCTGIGGFHCLNSSNCDIMVAGPAQVDASSLQITRPGAKYSLGVIISSEVTYGRVVITMVENTCTDQAGNKFRRTNDSTLIIHFDRRPVMVDFWTSVPSYELKINGIPRTVVSTSKPEDLIIFLDFSIPTRNSTEQVLNALHVNSGILTPLHGRSNGTRGFSFKLKNISRTEIITIELQATSILGRTGTPVSPVAPITFLYDPMKPNVVLRTSSLTETRDFNINIIAEFTKPVFGFVTSIVDVSGGRLIRVKELSRAFYLLTVKAVTKEVSVTIPAGKVTDISGNENLASNQLAIKHYSTPAISIALHSFISAGTIATSLVAAMVSLSSANLEALSILALEGASSPASNPSINLHGMIGHLQVFALTSWFSTNQFIKYSETTRGLRWLIPHHKLPWKKIDTWSSILEREKLAGRSNGLSAGEHSYNRDQQQNDLMNLSYIDHKLSFQTKNTTKFGRFHNQHDLSKTSTLYGLPLNSIEYFTYFLRGEPLSASNVIKGMESYKGWQDMEMNLFWLGVGGSCLLLLHVFAIFFLRHRIGRPPQGSLSVPRFELFLLILMLPCLSQSSTFIIKGGTTGGIITGVLLLAIPVAFILSSLLFLVIAIYTGSFAQYKEFNKITNEEKWYTKLWFFFIGRPMNGKWFNKEGLPSSFLSRFGILFDNWKGPPVLILGDQNEQNNTITKWSESDKSGIRRTKTASSEDSNEETKISTFKRVFGCIRASYIILDLLRKVGLGIISAAYPSENSNKSLFALIITLMQFIFLFTTKPYISRGVHVVESVSLLCEAGVFVILILHNGSHSVESKTWELVMLFLLMFTFIAQITNQWYAMVNSLLNLSQSQNKSLRDGLKLAAKGLILPFLPSKHWSSVISTFSQTETDILSLNPICSGTEFERRNRNGYMDPISAMTATVVPVQSPSTPSHNVIERRDPRTWGAGASSHIEVEGKWLKGHNKAGLKKELKMLRELAKASFSGDTRVDEASTSYTLGEQQHSSGEIYLGNPKRRYY from the exons ATGGCTACACTACTCAATTTTCTTCAGCTGTATTGTGCTTGTGTTGCATTGATGGTGGTGGGTGTGCTGTTTGTCTCAGCTGAATCAACACTTTTGGTTTATTTCAAGCGTGTTCCTCCACCAAGGTGTAGGTCTTCTAATGCTGTTTTCCAGTACCTAGTTGAGAGGTTGGATGGTTCCAATGCATGTAAGAGAAACACTTGTTCATTTTCATGTGAG CTTGATGGCAAAGTTTACCCTTGCCAGGCTGATGGCATTGTGTTAACGAACTTAACTCTAAATCATGAGCATAGATTTCTTCTCAATGTCAGTAcaaacaaaggagaaagaaatTCATCAGTTTACTCATGGTTCATCG ATACAATACCCCCAACTGCAGCCATTACTAGTGAACAGACACATACAAATGGACAAAGGATAGCAATTGATGTCACATTCAGTGAACCGTGCACTGGAATAGGAGGATTTCATTGCCTAAACTCATCTAACTGTGAT ATTATGGTAGCTGGTCCTGCACAAGTAGATGCATCTTCTTTACAAATTACTAGGCCAGGTGCCAAATACAGCCTTGGAGTGATTATCTCCTCAGAAGTTACTTACGGTCGCGTTGTAATCACAATGGTGGAGAATACTTGCACTGACCAAGCTGGAAACAAGTTCAGAAGAACCAATGATTCTACTTTGATTATTCATTTTG ATAGAAGACCGGTGATGGTGGACTTTTGGACATCTGTTCCTTCTtatgaattgaaaattaatgGCATCCCAAGAACAGTTGTTTCAACAAGCAAACCAGAGGACCTGATCATCTTCTTGGACTTTAGCATTCCTACAAGAAACTCAACTGAGCAAGTTCTAAATGCACTACATGTTAACTCTGGCATCTTAACTCCTCTCCATGGCAGAAGTAATGGAACCCGTGGATTTAGTTTTAAA CTCAAGAACATATCAAGAACTGAGATTATCACAATTGAATTACAAGCTACATCCATACTTGGAAGGACAGGCACTCCTGTCTCTCCTGTTGCTCCTATCACATTCCTTTATG atcCCATGAAACCCAATGTGGTACTAAGGACCAGCTCCCTCACTGAAACAAGGGATTTCAACATCAACATAATTGCTGAGTTCACAAAGCCAGTATTTGGCTTTGTGACATCAATAGTAGACGTCTCGGGAGGAAGATTGATAAG GGTAAAGGAATTATCAAGAGCTTTCTACTTGTTGACTGTCAAAGCAGTGACAAAGGAGGTGTCAGTTACCATTCCTGCAGGGAAGGTAACTGATATTTCAGGAAATGAAAATTTGGCATCTAACCAGCTTGCTATTAAGCATT ATTCCACCCCAGCAATATCCATTGCACTGCACTCATTTATCAGTGCCGGAACAATTGCAACATCACTAGTAGCTGCTATGGTTTCactttcctcagcaaatttagAAGCATTAAGCATACTTGCTTTGGAAGGTGCAAGCAGTCCTGCTTCCAATCCATCAATTAATCTACAT GGAATGATTGGACACCTACAAGTCTTTGCCCTCACAAGTTGGTTTTCAACTAATCAATTTATCAAATACTCTGAGACAACAAGAGGTCTTAGGTGGCTAATACCTCATCACAAGCTTCCCTGGAAAAAAATTGACACTTGGTCTTCAATCTTGGAAAGAGAGAAACTTGCAGGGAGAAGTAATGGCCTGTCTGCAGGAGAACATTCTTATAACAGAGATCAACAACAAAATGACTTAATGAACTTGTCTTATATTGATCACAAACTATCATTTCAAACCAAAAATACCACTAAATTTGGTCGGTTTCACAATCAGCATGATTTAAGTAAGACAAGTACATTATATGGTCTACCTCTCAATTCCATCGAATATTTCACTTATTTCTTG AGAGGAGAACCATTGTCTGCTAGCAATGTCATCAAAGGAATGGAGAGTTATAAAGG GTGGCAGGACATGGAGATGAACTTATTCTGGCTTGGTGTGGGAGGAAGCTGTTTACTTTTACTTCATGTTTTCGCGATATTCTTCCTAAGACATAGGATAGGGAGACCACCTCAAGGCAGTTTATCAGTTCCTAGGTTTGAGCTCTTTCTTCTGATCCTCATGCTACCTTGTCTTTCTCAGTCAtcaacatttataataaaag GTGGTACAACTGGGGGAATTATTACTGGGGTGTTGCTACTAGCAATCCCTGTGGCATTCATCTTATCATCATTGCTATTTCTTGTTATTGCAATCTACACTGGAAGCTTTGCGCAATACaaagaattcaacaaaataACCAATGAAGAAAAATGGTACACCAAATTATGGTTCTTTTTCATTGGGAGGCCTATGAATGGGAAGTGGTTTAACAAGGAAGGACTACCTTCCTCTTTCCTCTCGCGCTTTGGAATTCTCTTTGATAATTGGAAGGGTCCTCCAGTGCTGATTTTAGGTGATCAAAATGAACAGAATAATACCATAACCAAGTGGAGCGAAAGCGACAAAAGTGGGATCCGAAGAACCAAAACAGCAAGTTCAGAGGACAGCAATGAGGAAACCAAAATCTCCACATTCAAGAGGGTATTTGGCTGCATAAGAGCATCCTATATCATCCTTGACTTACTAAGAAAAGTTGGTTTGGGAATAATATCTGCAGCTTACCCATCAGAAAACTCAAACAAAAGCCTTTTTGCATTGATAATCACATTAATGCAGTTCATTTTTCTGTTCACCACCAAACCATACATCAGTAGAGGTGTCCATGTTGTGGAAAGTGTTTCTCTCTTGTGTGAGGCAGGTGTGTTTGTTATCTTAATCCTCCACAATGGTTCACACTCAGTTGAATCCAAAACTTGGGAATTGGTCATGCTGTTTCTTCTGATGTTTACATTCATTGCTCAGATTACCAATCAATGGTATGCTATGGTAAATTCCCTATTGAATCTCTCACAATCTCAGAATAAATCTTTAAGGGATGGACTTAAGTTAGCTGCCAAGGGACTCATCCTGCCTTTCCTTCCAAGCAAGCACTGGTCCAGCGTGATATCAACATTCTCCCAGACCGAGACAGACATTCTTTCACTGAATCCTATATGCTCAGGAACAGAATTTGAAAGACGAAACAGAAATGGATATATGGATCCAATTAGCGCCATGACGGCTACAGTGGTTCCGGTGCAAAGTCCAAGTACACCCAGCCACAATGTTATTGAAAGAAGAGATCCTAGAACCTGGGGGGCAGGTGCAAGTTCACATATTGAAGTGGAAGGTAAATGGCTAAAGGGGCACAACAAGGCTGGGCTTAAAAAAGAGCTAAAGATGTTAAGGGAGCTTGCAAAAGCTAGCTTCTCTGGGGACACAAGGGTTGATGAAGCCAGTACCAGCTACACTTTAGGGGAACAACAACATTCATCAGGTGAAATCTATTTGGGTAATCCAAAGCGAAGGTATTACTGA
- the LOC114389354 gene encoding uncharacterized protein LOC114389354 isoform X2, whose amino-acid sequence MATLLNFLQLYCACVALMVVGVLFVSAESTLLVYFKRVPPPRCRSSNAVFQYLVERLDGSNACKRNTCSFSCELDGKVYPCQADGIVLTNLTLNHEHRFLLNVSTNKGERNSSVYSWFIDTIPPTAAITSEQTHTNGQRIAIDVTFSEPCTGIGGFHCLNSSNCDIMVAGPAQVDASSLQITRPGAKYSLGVIISSEVTYGRVVITMVENTCTDQAGNKFRRTNDSTLIIHFDRRPVMVDFWTSVPSYELKINGIPRTVVSTSKPEDLIIFLDFSIPTRNSTEQVLNALHVNSGILTPLHGRSNGTRGFSFKGKGIIKSFLLVDCQSSDKGGVSYHSCREDSTPAISIALHSFISAGTIATSLVAAMVSLSSANLEALSILALEGASSPASNPSINLHGMIGHLQVFALTSWFSTNQFIKYSETTRGLRWLIPHHKLPWKKIDTWSSILEREKLAGRSNGLSAGEHSYNRDQQQNDLMNLSYIDHKLSFQTKNTTKFGRFHNQHDLSKTSTLYGLPLNSIEYFTYFLRGEPLSASNVIKGMESYKGWQDMEMNLFWLGVGGSCLLLLHVFAIFFLRHRIGRPPQGSLSVPRFELFLLILMLPCLSQSSTFIIKGGTTGGIITGVLLLAIPVAFILSSLLFLVIAIYTGSFAQYKEFNKITNEEKWYTKLWFFFIGRPMNGKWFNKEGLPSSFLSRFGILFDNWKGPPVLILGDQNEQNNTITKWSESDKSGIRRTKTASSEDSNEETKISTFKRVFGCIRASYIILDLLRKVGLGIISAAYPSENSNKSLFALIITLMQFIFLFTTKPYISRGVHVVESVSLLCEAGVFVILILHNGSHSVESKTWELVMLFLLMFTFIAQITNQWYAMVNSLLNLSQSQNKSLRDGLKLAAKGLILPFLPSKHWSSVISTFSQTETDILSLNPICSGTEFERRNRNGYMDPISAMTATVVPVQSPSTPSHNVIERRDPRTWGAGASSHIEVEGKWLKGHNKAGLKKELKMLRELAKASFSGDTRVDEASTSYTLGEQQHSSGEIYLGNPKRRYY is encoded by the exons ATGGCTACACTACTCAATTTTCTTCAGCTGTATTGTGCTTGTGTTGCATTGATGGTGGTGGGTGTGCTGTTTGTCTCAGCTGAATCAACACTTTTGGTTTATTTCAAGCGTGTTCCTCCACCAAGGTGTAGGTCTTCTAATGCTGTTTTCCAGTACCTAGTTGAGAGGTTGGATGGTTCCAATGCATGTAAGAGAAACACTTGTTCATTTTCATGTGAG CTTGATGGCAAAGTTTACCCTTGCCAGGCTGATGGCATTGTGTTAACGAACTTAACTCTAAATCATGAGCATAGATTTCTTCTCAATGTCAGTAcaaacaaaggagaaagaaatTCATCAGTTTACTCATGGTTCATCG ATACAATACCCCCAACTGCAGCCATTACTAGTGAACAGACACATACAAATGGACAAAGGATAGCAATTGATGTCACATTCAGTGAACCGTGCACTGGAATAGGAGGATTTCATTGCCTAAACTCATCTAACTGTGAT ATTATGGTAGCTGGTCCTGCACAAGTAGATGCATCTTCTTTACAAATTACTAGGCCAGGTGCCAAATACAGCCTTGGAGTGATTATCTCCTCAGAAGTTACTTACGGTCGCGTTGTAATCACAATGGTGGAGAATACTTGCACTGACCAAGCTGGAAACAAGTTCAGAAGAACCAATGATTCTACTTTGATTATTCATTTTG ATAGAAGACCGGTGATGGTGGACTTTTGGACATCTGTTCCTTCTtatgaattgaaaattaatgGCATCCCAAGAACAGTTGTTTCAACAAGCAAACCAGAGGACCTGATCATCTTCTTGGACTTTAGCATTCCTACAAGAAACTCAACTGAGCAAGTTCTAAATGCACTACATGTTAACTCTGGCATCTTAACTCCTCTCCATGGCAGAAGTAATGGAACCCGTGGATTTAGTTTTAAA GGTAAAGGAATTATCAAGAGCTTTCTACTTGTTGACTGTCAAAGCAGTGACAAAGGAGGTGTCAGTTACCATTCCTGCAGGGAAG ATTCCACCCCAGCAATATCCATTGCACTGCACTCATTTATCAGTGCCGGAACAATTGCAACATCACTAGTAGCTGCTATGGTTTCactttcctcagcaaatttagAAGCATTAAGCATACTTGCTTTGGAAGGTGCAAGCAGTCCTGCTTCCAATCCATCAATTAATCTACAT GGAATGATTGGACACCTACAAGTCTTTGCCCTCACAAGTTGGTTTTCAACTAATCAATTTATCAAATACTCTGAGACAACAAGAGGTCTTAGGTGGCTAATACCTCATCACAAGCTTCCCTGGAAAAAAATTGACACTTGGTCTTCAATCTTGGAAAGAGAGAAACTTGCAGGGAGAAGTAATGGCCTGTCTGCAGGAGAACATTCTTATAACAGAGATCAACAACAAAATGACTTAATGAACTTGTCTTATATTGATCACAAACTATCATTTCAAACCAAAAATACCACTAAATTTGGTCGGTTTCACAATCAGCATGATTTAAGTAAGACAAGTACATTATATGGTCTACCTCTCAATTCCATCGAATATTTCACTTATTTCTTG AGAGGAGAACCATTGTCTGCTAGCAATGTCATCAAAGGAATGGAGAGTTATAAAGG GTGGCAGGACATGGAGATGAACTTATTCTGGCTTGGTGTGGGAGGAAGCTGTTTACTTTTACTTCATGTTTTCGCGATATTCTTCCTAAGACATAGGATAGGGAGACCACCTCAAGGCAGTTTATCAGTTCCTAGGTTTGAGCTCTTTCTTCTGATCCTCATGCTACCTTGTCTTTCTCAGTCAtcaacatttataataaaag GTGGTACAACTGGGGGAATTATTACTGGGGTGTTGCTACTAGCAATCCCTGTGGCATTCATCTTATCATCATTGCTATTTCTTGTTATTGCAATCTACACTGGAAGCTTTGCGCAATACaaagaattcaacaaaataACCAATGAAGAAAAATGGTACACCAAATTATGGTTCTTTTTCATTGGGAGGCCTATGAATGGGAAGTGGTTTAACAAGGAAGGACTACCTTCCTCTTTCCTCTCGCGCTTTGGAATTCTCTTTGATAATTGGAAGGGTCCTCCAGTGCTGATTTTAGGTGATCAAAATGAACAGAATAATACCATAACCAAGTGGAGCGAAAGCGACAAAAGTGGGATCCGAAGAACCAAAACAGCAAGTTCAGAGGACAGCAATGAGGAAACCAAAATCTCCACATTCAAGAGGGTATTTGGCTGCATAAGAGCATCCTATATCATCCTTGACTTACTAAGAAAAGTTGGTTTGGGAATAATATCTGCAGCTTACCCATCAGAAAACTCAAACAAAAGCCTTTTTGCATTGATAATCACATTAATGCAGTTCATTTTTCTGTTCACCACCAAACCATACATCAGTAGAGGTGTCCATGTTGTGGAAAGTGTTTCTCTCTTGTGTGAGGCAGGTGTGTTTGTTATCTTAATCCTCCACAATGGTTCACACTCAGTTGAATCCAAAACTTGGGAATTGGTCATGCTGTTTCTTCTGATGTTTACATTCATTGCTCAGATTACCAATCAATGGTATGCTATGGTAAATTCCCTATTGAATCTCTCACAATCTCAGAATAAATCTTTAAGGGATGGACTTAAGTTAGCTGCCAAGGGACTCATCCTGCCTTTCCTTCCAAGCAAGCACTGGTCCAGCGTGATATCAACATTCTCCCAGACCGAGACAGACATTCTTTCACTGAATCCTATATGCTCAGGAACAGAATTTGAAAGACGAAACAGAAATGGATATATGGATCCAATTAGCGCCATGACGGCTACAGTGGTTCCGGTGCAAAGTCCAAGTACACCCAGCCACAATGTTATTGAAAGAAGAGATCCTAGAACCTGGGGGGCAGGTGCAAGTTCACATATTGAAGTGGAAGGTAAATGGCTAAAGGGGCACAACAAGGCTGGGCTTAAAAAAGAGCTAAAGATGTTAAGGGAGCTTGCAAAAGCTAGCTTCTCTGGGGACACAAGGGTTGATGAAGCCAGTACCAGCTACACTTTAGGGGAACAACAACATTCATCAGGTGAAATCTATTTGGGTAATCCAAAGCGAAGGTATTACTGA